One Brumimicrobium sp. DNA window includes the following coding sequences:
- a CDS encoding IS4 family transposase, translating into MGLFRRNKNNNKPVIRQIIDLIPQHLLARVIQQHNSDKGCHKYKTYDQLVANLFGQLSRCSTLEDISVGIGVSKTFIRDLDLKQSPAKSTMSDGNKKRSHKVFESLYMSLLSYYGNLLKRHTHRKVVEEVKNQTILLRDSSTVSVCLGLFDWAKFRTAKGGIKIHTQWDEAMMMPNLVNITNASIHDRKGFEEIVFPKDTIIVEDKGYWDFNIIKARVLSQNVFVTRIKENTVYEVAEELDLPENEDQHILIDEIIYLTGQKAKEVGINQMKFRKVVAYHEEKNTTIEIITNNLSWKASTIAELYRRRWDIETFFKLLKQNLNVKTFIGTSENAVKSQIFIALITYLLLELLRRVGVSGKTAFSNFVEKIRICLPFYLSLDYVINTIRPIVQKAEKPPPEDDLWTTVQLQMF; encoded by the coding sequence ATGGGACTGTTTCGTAGGAACAAAAATAACAATAAGCCTGTAATTCGTCAAATTATTGACTTAATTCCTCAACATTTATTAGCAAGAGTTATTCAACAGCATAATTCTGACAAGGGATGCCATAAATACAAGACTTATGACCAACTTGTTGCAAATTTGTTCGGACAGCTGTCTCGATGTAGTACTTTAGAGGATATTTCTGTTGGTATTGGTGTGTCGAAAACCTTTATTCGGGACTTAGACTTAAAACAAAGTCCTGCAAAATCAACGATGAGTGATGGGAATAAAAAACGTAGCCACAAAGTCTTTGAGAGTCTGTATATGAGTTTGTTAAGCTACTACGGTAATTTATTGAAAAGACATACTCATCGAAAAGTAGTAGAAGAAGTTAAAAATCAAACTATTCTTCTTCGTGATAGCAGTACAGTTAGCGTGTGTCTAGGGCTTTTTGATTGGGCAAAGTTTCGGACAGCAAAAGGAGGAATTAAAATCCATACGCAATGGGATGAGGCGATGATGATGCCTAACCTTGTGAATATCACTAATGCATCTATTCATGACAGAAAAGGATTTGAAGAAATTGTTTTCCCAAAGGATACGATTATTGTTGAAGATAAAGGATATTGGGATTTTAACATCATTAAAGCTAGGGTGTTGTCCCAAAATGTTTTTGTTACAAGAATAAAAGAAAACACTGTTTATGAAGTAGCTGAAGAATTAGATCTTCCAGAAAATGAGGATCAACATATTTTAATAGACGAGATTATTTATTTGACAGGACAAAAAGCAAAAGAAGTTGGGATAAATCAAATGAAATTCAGAAAGGTTGTAGCCTACCATGAAGAGAAAAATACAACGATAGAAATTATAACTAATAATCTTTCTTGGAAAGCTTCAACAATTGCAGAACTATACAGAAGGCGTTGGGATATAGAAACTTTCTTCAAGCTTTTAAAACAAAATCTCAATGTCAAAACTTTTATAGGAACTTCTGAAAATGCAGTAAAATCACAAATATTTATTGCATTAATTACCTATTTACTACTTGAACTTTTACGAAGAGTTGGGGTGTCAGGGAAAACGGCTTTTTCAAACTTTGTAGAAAAAATAAGAATTTGTCTGCCATTCTATCTTTCCTTAGATTATGTTATAAATACTATCCGACCGATTGTCCAAAAAGCAGAGAAACCTCCTCCAGAAGATGATTTGTGGACAACGGTACAACTCCAAATGTTTTAA